Proteins encoded together in one Ferroglobus placidus DSM 10642 window:
- a CDS encoding DUF5131 family protein, with amino-acid sequence MCSEVRAKVEAVTDAVSVLEDSKPEKFSRLKSLLKQLLEHEDSTKMFSMVTETWNPVTGCEHSCTYCWARRLAETRLRNSKRYSNGFIPRLNREELNKKFRGGVVFVSDMGDLFGEFVPDEWIETVLKHAGKFSSTLFLFLTKNPSRYLDFNFPENAILGATIETDRNEIYKISKAPKPGERIKAMFELDWDMKFLSIEPILDFSPKFWRKIEKINPLMIYIGYDNYNCRLPEPALDKTLSLIKKLRDSGFLVFEKTIRRAWYEDSQLHEF; translated from the coding sequence ATGTGTTCAGAGGTAAGAGCAAAGGTAGAAGCAGTTACAGATGCAGTTTCTGTGCTGGAAGATTCAAAGCCTGAAAAATTCTCCAGACTCAAATCACTGCTGAAGCAGCTGCTGGAGCACGAAGACAGCACAAAGATGTTCAGCATGGTGACTGAAACATGGAACCCAGTTACAGGATGTGAGCACAGCTGCACATACTGCTGGGCGAGAAGGCTGGCCGAAACCAGATTAAGAAACAGCAAGAGGTACAGCAACGGCTTCATCCCGAGATTAAACAGGGAGGAGCTCAACAAAAAGTTCAGGGGTGGAGTTGTCTTTGTGAGCGACATGGGCGATCTTTTTGGAGAATTTGTACCTGATGAGTGGATTGAAACCGTCTTAAAGCATGCAGGTAAATTCTCCAGCACCCTCTTCCTGTTTCTGACCAAAAACCCATCAAGGTATCTTGACTTCAATTTCCCTGAGAATGCTATACTGGGTGCAACAATAGAGACTGACAGGAATGAGATATACAAAATTTCCAAGGCCCCTAAACCGGGTGAGAGGATAAAGGCCATGTTTGAGCTGGACTGGGACATGAAGTTTCTGTCTATAGAACCCATACTTGACTTCAGCCCCAAATTCTGGAGGAAGATTGAGAAGATCAACCCGCTCATGATCTACATTGGCTACGACAACTATAACTGCAGGCTGCCAGAACCAGCGCTGGACAAAACCCTCTCCCTCATCAAAAAGCTCAGAGATAGTGGATTCCTTGTTTTCGAGAAGACCATCAGGAGGGCCTGGTATGAAGACAGTCAGCTGCATGAATTCTAA
- a CDS encoding Ig-like domain-containing protein gives MKRAVLVLLLAALMLIAQPVSAWGAPSISLSPTGTVKTTSVTFTASASDSDGVKSIALYVDGRLSASKTYGSCGYETVKKCGYKTEKVRKCGWKYQKSCTPVFKCWSERECKPKVSCKQSWVCPGLGWLAGKCFAHAPLPPWYRGICNACAREQCTKSEDCHNVRKCGWKQECYTRPTYRCWYENEKRYTCWNEKEYRCNYPHSASLSKTVSLNPGYHSVKVVAADAKGHTSARTFSVSVVEVRPPTVSLSPPGGTFTTSGSSITRTFTATAKDERGVKWIAMYLDGRMVGSRYCYSPTCSLSKALTLTVGKHTITVKAKKDSLWGAEARKDWTVTVIKDVNVNLEYDAKVPYFADKLPVKINLANVPLRAVAKVTVDGEEVFSGTCSGSCNLAVNVPLKGLENRVGAAKSYEMKITVNAGSITITKTRKIEVKRGESFLPGSEITIYIKAKKGIGRVTKFELTYGGKKYDPLQWPSELNEYADKMVEVPFKIRVTKSDDATVTICNLYGCDDKKMKIFTGNVVVDAPPAVRITQPADGSTFTTTSNSYRLTVKASASDDRGVREVRFYDNGRFIGSDPSPPYEVTATLGLGTHTIKAVAVDTAGQTNSDTVMITVKKVGPTPTPTPTPTPTPADNPPTVKITYPHDGDTFTTNNLFRTIKATASDDRGVKEVRFYIDNAFAGRDSSPPYEIQIPFQLIGLYGKPGKHTIKAVAVDTAGQTGEDSITVTVVKVEPTPTPDNPPTVKIIYPHDGDSFTTSSSTYRLTIHATASDDKGVKEVRFYVDGDYIGVGEPSHFQTTPTQAITTSLGIGTHTIKAVAVDTAGQTGEDSITVTVKKATDNPPTVRITDPHDGYTITLANNENSYFLKVTATASDDKGLKSVTFYLDGKYQEAHRWSWPYPTTKTVKASVQITSTGKHTIKAVAVDTTGHTGEDSITVYVKRAEETDNPPTVEITYPRNGDVFTTSGYTYTLTVRVSAHDDKGVKKLTYYLDGTALSDTSFYPYPTDKSDRYTMTLLTGRHTIRVVAVDTAGQTDSDSVTITVKKATPTPTPTPTPTPTPTVCGDGKPPSVQITNPRNGAKICTDNGGSTARITIRAHAQDADGIMKVEFYNNGVKIGDGQPTAAGMYEITTTLGVGTHTIKAVARDNCDQRSSDQITITVERCYCGDGKPPSVQILYPSDGQTFTTTGNSIRVTIKVDAKDPDGISDVNIYDNGNKLDAYKFYDSSYGWIYKASSNLGPGTHTIKAVATDNCGQSSSDQITVSVHVRKPIYYIKHLFFDLGSAFSDKVIVREDKMFVNKNKEDISRNAAYKYSGCIPPYLFRGSTLYGAWVYDPDNPYKKYYFVTADKFTTLDSGLIGAKGGFWDALSYGDVKPGFRYKDLRSILSVIKSHLKPGYKWDVEGWGDEPQVKLWVNKFSVPPILVIEPIDTIGVVKASYKLETRYGKTYEKTFIDSSKDDVGLVGVGAPGTRGDPKCGYTDGIDTDLIMDGKWHQLDITLEDVEGNVKTYHYKVRWVGSWSNPVEVKQSTAGDTTSKVCRYVTENVRKCGYKTEEVCRNEFRCWDEKKCGWHKECSKPWWCFWCSEKCEWKYSCKTERKCGWKPVCRSERKYKCWYEPVRKYTCWTEPVERYKCWNERKCGWKPVCRSERKYTCWTEPVKRYVCK, from the coding sequence ATGAAGCGGGCTGTTTTAGTTTTACTGCTGGCAGCGCTCATGCTCATCGCCCAGCCAGTTAGTGCCTGGGGCGCCCCATCCATCTCACTCTCACCAACCGGAACTGTAAAGACAACGTCTGTAACATTCACAGCCTCTGCAAGCGATTCAGATGGCGTCAAGTCCATCGCTCTGTACGTTGACGGCCGTTTGTCGGCCTCGAAGACATACGGAAGCTGTGGATATGAAACGGTGAAGAAGTGCGGATACAAGACTGAGAAGGTCAGAAAATGCGGATGGAAGTATCAGAAGAGCTGTACACCTGTATTCAAGTGCTGGAGCGAGAGAGAGTGCAAACCAAAAGTGAGTTGCAAGCAGAGTTGGGTGTGTCCTGGTCTGGGATGGCTTGCAGGGAAATGCTTTGCGCATGCGCCATTGCCTCCATGGTACAGAGGGATCTGCAATGCCTGTGCCAGAGAACAATGTACAAAATCTGAAGATTGCCACAATGTGAGGAAATGTGGCTGGAAGCAGGAGTGCTACACCAGACCCACTTACAGGTGCTGGTATGAGAATGAGAAGAGGTACACCTGCTGGAATGAGAAAGAGTACAGGTGCAACTATCCTCACTCAGCATCTCTCAGCAAAACTGTTAGCCTCAATCCAGGTTATCATTCCGTCAAGGTAGTGGCTGCAGATGCCAAGGGCCACACATCAGCCAGGACTTTCTCTGTAAGTGTGGTTGAGGTCAGACCACCAACAGTCTCCCTCTCACCGCCAGGAGGCACATTCACAACCTCAGGAAGCAGCATAACCAGGACGTTCACAGCCACAGCAAAAGACGAGCGCGGTGTGAAATGGATTGCAATGTATTTGGATGGCAGAATGGTGGGATCGAGATACTGCTACTCACCAACCTGCAGTCTGAGCAAAGCTCTCACGCTCACAGTTGGAAAGCACACAATCACGGTTAAGGCGAAGAAAGATAGCCTCTGGGGTGCCGAGGCGAGGAAGGACTGGACTGTTACCGTTATAAAGGATGTTAACGTCAACCTTGAATACGACGCCAAGGTGCCGTATTTCGCCGACAAGCTCCCGGTTAAGATTAACCTGGCCAATGTGCCTCTGAGAGCTGTAGCGAAGGTAACTGTCGATGGAGAGGAGGTTTTCAGCGGTACCTGCTCTGGCAGCTGCAACCTTGCCGTAAATGTACCGCTCAAGGGCCTTGAGAACAGGGTTGGGGCAGCCAAGAGTTACGAGATGAAGATCACGGTGAATGCCGGTAGCATCACGATAACAAAGACCAGGAAGATTGAGGTTAAGAGGGGCGAAAGCTTCCTGCCTGGCTCGGAGATCACAATCTACATCAAAGCTAAGAAGGGAATCGGGCGTGTTACAAAGTTTGAGCTCACATACGGTGGCAAGAAGTACGATCCGCTGCAGTGGCCAAGCGAGCTGAACGAGTATGCGGACAAGATGGTGGAGGTGCCCTTCAAGATCAGGGTTACGAAGTCAGATGATGCAACAGTCACAATCTGCAACCTGTATGGCTGTGATGACAAGAAGATGAAGATATTTACAGGTAATGTGGTTGTAGATGCTCCTCCAGCCGTCAGAATAACGCAGCCAGCAGACGGCAGCACGTTCACAACAACCAGCAACAGCTACAGGTTAACTGTTAAGGCCTCAGCATCAGATGACAGAGGAGTTAGAGAGGTCAGGTTCTACGACAATGGCAGATTCATCGGCAGCGATCCATCACCGCCGTACGAAGTTACAGCAACCCTTGGACTCGGAACCCACACAATAAAGGCTGTGGCAGTTGATACTGCTGGGCAGACAAACTCTGACACCGTAATGATTACCGTGAAGAAGGTGGGACCAACACCTACCCCGACACCCACGCCAACTCCAACACCAGCAGATAACCCACCAACTGTTAAGATAACTTACCCACACGATGGAGATACCTTCACCACGAACAATCTCTTCAGGACGATCAAGGCGACAGCGAGTGATGACAGAGGAGTTAAAGAGGTTAGGTTCTACATCGATAATGCCTTTGCAGGGAGAGACAGCAGCCCGCCATATGAGATCCAGATACCATTCCAGCTCATAGGCCTATACGGTAAGCCCGGAAAGCACACAATAAAGGCTGTGGCAGTTGACACGGCAGGCCAGACCGGCGAGGACAGCATAACTGTTACTGTGGTGAAAGTAGAGCCTACACCTACACCAGATAACCCGCCAACAGTCAAGATAATCTATCCGCACGATGGAGACTCCTTTACGACCTCCAGCAGCACCTACAGGCTTACAATCCATGCAACCGCTTCAGATGACAAAGGTGTCAAAGAGGTCAGGTTCTACGTCGATGGAGATTACATAGGTGTGGGTGAACCATCGCATTTCCAGACAACTCCAACTCAGGCGATCACAACCAGCCTTGGAATCGGAACTCACACAATAAAGGCCGTGGCAGTTGACACAGCAGGCCAGACCGGCGAGGACAGCATAACTGTTACTGTGAAGAAAGCCACTGACAACCCACCAACAGTCAGGATAACTGATCCACACGATGGATACACAATCACTCTGGCAAATAACGAGAACAGCTACTTCCTGAAGGTCACGGCAACCGCTTCAGACGACAAGGGTCTCAAGTCGGTTACCTTCTACCTTGATGGAAAGTATCAGGAAGCTCACAGATGGAGCTGGCCCTATCCAACCACAAAGACTGTTAAAGCCTCGGTGCAGATCACCAGTACTGGAAAGCACACAATCAAAGCTGTTGCTGTTGACACAACAGGACATACTGGCGAGGACAGCATAACAGTGTATGTTAAGAGGGCGGAAGAAACAGATAACCCGCCAACAGTCGAGATAACATATCCACGCAATGGAGACGTCTTCACGACCTCAGGATACACATACACTCTGACAGTAAGGGTGTCCGCTCATGACGACAAGGGTGTTAAGAAGCTCACATACTACCTTGACGGAACAGCCCTGTCGGATACATCCTTCTATCCGTACCCAACTGACAAATCTGACAGATATACAATGACTCTATTAACGGGAAGACACACGATCAGGGTTGTTGCTGTAGACACAGCAGGACAGACAGACTCAGATAGCGTAACCATTACCGTGAAGAAGGCCACTCCTACTCCGACACCGACACCAACTCCAACACCTACACCCACCGTCTGTGGAGACGGCAAACCTCCATCAGTCCAGATCACCAACCCACGCAATGGTGCGAAGATCTGTACTGATAACGGTGGAAGCACCGCCCGGATTACAATCAGGGCGCATGCTCAGGATGCTGATGGAATCATGAAGGTTGAGTTCTACAACAATGGAGTCAAGATCGGAGACGGCCAGCCAACAGCAGCAGGTATGTACGAGATCACAACAACTCTTGGGGTTGGAACCCACACAATTAAGGCTGTTGCAAGGGACAACTGTGATCAGAGAAGCAGCGATCAGATTACAATAACTGTGGAGAGGTGCTACTGTGGAGACGGCAAACCTCCATCAGTCCAGATTCTCTATCCAAGTGACGGACAAACGTTTACCACAACTGGAAACAGCATCCGTGTAACAATCAAAGTCGACGCGAAAGATCCAGACGGGATCTCTGATGTCAACATCTACGACAACGGAAATAAGCTTGATGCGTACAAATTCTATGACTCCTCCTACGGATGGATCTACAAGGCTAGCTCGAACCTCGGTCCCGGAACCCACACAATTAAGGCTGTTGCAACGGACAACTGTGGACAGAGCAGCAGCGATCAGATTACTGTGAGTGTGCACGTGAGGAAGCCTATATACTACATCAAGCACCTGTTCTTCGACCTAGGGTCTGCCTTCTCCGACAAAGTTATCGTGAGAGAAGACAAGATGTTCGTGAATAAGAATAAGGAGGACATCAGCAGAAATGCAGCATACAAGTACAGCGGCTGCATACCGCCGTATCTCTTCCGGGGCTCTACCCTGTACGGTGCATGGGTGTACGATCCGGATAATCCATATAAAAAGTACTACTTCGTCACTGCAGACAAGTTCACCACACTGGATAGCGGCCTTATAGGCGCGAAGGGCGGCTTCTGGGATGCGCTTTCCTATGGAGACGTGAAGCCAGGGTTCCGCTACAAGGACCTGAGATCTATCCTCAGCGTGATAAAGAGCCACCTGAAGCCAGGATACAAGTGGGATGTTGAGGGATGGGGCGATGAACCGCAGGTTAAGCTCTGGGTAAATAAATTCTCAGTGCCGCCAATCCTTGTTATAGAGCCGATAGACACAATAGGTGTCGTCAAGGCGAGCTACAAGCTCGAAACAAGGTACGGGAAGACTTATGAAAAGACTTTCATTGACTCAAGCAAAGACGATGTAGGTTTGGTTGGAGTTGGTGCTCCGGGTACGAGAGGTGATCCGAAGTGCGGTTACACCGACGGTATCGATACAGATCTGATTATGGACGGAAAATGGCATCAGCTTGATATAACCTTGGAGGACGTCGAGGGCAACGTCAAGACATACCACTATAAGGTCAGATGGGTTGGATCGTGGAGCAACCCAGTTGAGGTCAAGCAATCTACGGCGGGCGATACTACATCCAAGGTGTGTAGATATGTAACAGAAAACGTCAGAAAGTGCGGTTACAAGACTGAGGAGGTCTGTAGAAATGAGTTCAGGTGCTGGGATGAGAAGAAGTGTGGATGGCATAAAGAGTGCAGTAAGCCGTGGTGGTGCTTCTGGTGTTCAGAAAAATGCGAGTGGAAGTACAGCTGTAAGACTGAGAGAAAGTGTGGCTGGAAGCCAGTGTGCCGGAGCGAGAGGAAATACAAGTGCTGGTACGAGCCTGTGAGGAAATACACCTGCTGGACTGAGCCTGTGGAGAGGTACAAGTGCTGGAATGAAAGGAAGTGTGGCTGGAAGCCAGTGTGCCGGAGCGAGAGAAAATACACCTGCTGGACTGAGCCTGTGAAGAGGTACGTGTGCAAATAA
- a CDS encoding Fic family protein, giving the protein MFKLEIKKIKGYRYIYIKDRVKVNDKSIPVTMYIGRLEKTTTEEFIKKLGEYQVARLKTFTDFWMKKGRSYLDDQKTFNLEVLHYSYRLFGEYYPDELRRYEQSVFARYVQGTTAIEGNTITLRQAEELIEHNITPPGKSVREVYEIINFRKLRNFLDNYTGDVSERLIRKMQSRQNRYQDGRAS; this is encoded by the coding sequence ATGTTTAAGCTGGAGATTAAGAAGATTAAGGGTTACAGGTACATTTACATCAAAGACAGAGTAAAGGTTAACGATAAAAGTATACCTGTGACCATGTACATTGGCAGACTGGAAAAAACGACCACAGAAGAGTTCATCAAAAAATTGGGGGAGTATCAGGTAGCAAGGTTAAAAACTTTCACGGACTTCTGGATGAAAAAGGGGCGTTCGTATCTTGATGATCAAAAAACATTCAATTTAGAGGTCCTTCACTACAGCTACAGGCTTTTTGGAGAATACTACCCCGACGAGCTTAGGAGGTACGAGCAATCCGTTTTCGCAAGATACGTGCAGGGGACAACAGCTATTGAAGGCAACACGATAACTCTCAGGCAGGCTGAGGAGCTGATTGAGCACAACATAACCCCTCCCGGCAAATCCGTCAGAGAGGTTTATGAGATCATAAACTTCAGGAAGTTGAGGAATTTCCTGGACAACTACACAGGAGATGTATCTGAGAGGCTAATCAGAAAGATGCAAAGCCGCCAGAACAGATACCAAGATGGAAGAGCAAGTTAG
- a CDS encoding TrbC/VirB2 family protein: protein MRACVKDKVEGGLKNRLERFKRPAIAFIPATAFILAFILATAVAAAQGNVPSGLQPLLDKINTIIKAVQVVLITVSVLVFMYAGFLHMTSEGQPEKEQKARRAFTGAIIGLAIVVLAELIKNVIVSILS from the coding sequence ATGAGGGCTTGTGTGAAAGACAAGGTGGAGGGCGGGTTGAAAAACCGCTTAGAGAGGTTTAAAAGGCCTGCAATCGCCTTTATTCCGGCAACAGCCTTTATACTGGCCTTTATACTGGCCACAGCTGTGGCGGCAGCGCAGGGCAACGTTCCTTCAGGGCTGCAACCACTCCTGGACAAAATAAATACAATAATCAAAGCCGTCCAGGTGGTCCTCATCACAGTATCAGTGCTCGTATTCATGTACGCTGGCTTTCTGCACATGACTTCTGAGGGTCAGCCGGAGAAGGAGCAGAAGGCGAGGAGGGCTTTCACCGGCGCCATAATAGGGCTCGCAATTGTTGTTCTTGCTGAGCTGATCAAGAACGTCATTGTCAGCATACTGTCATGA
- a CDS encoding Ig-like domain-containing protein, with the protein MGKDNGIGKKTGDRGFAEVIAALIILAITVAASPALIQITKHVSSEIAKANQPSSAYVSVSNGVVSATNPMPVPISLDRIRLTVNGEPVPIQDANHNGVWEPFEKITFDLNSMLKKDVAVVTLYIDGKEVYRSVYTRPTAFPEDAQFPVIDVNASAGGKKGLTLDISIDDDVAVALQEVRIGDVKGEKLYSQTDFLEEYVKGHRGGKCKHEHEGKKFRKAVEKYWKEIGENGEKGEKYWKEAEVSEKFWKEVKKYWDEIEKEHIGEHYKVEKKIAVLLEKLMGAVKEGGKSSIPCDLKHVSSEVTINQNLSADQYIRIVAKDITGKTSSKILWLRELAPEVHIIRPADGQKFWNNEDISILARAIGADRVYLYVDGRLILSENAGSSPYDFGKNVRLDVGTHTIKARAVNNVGAGEDSITITVIPDNPPTVRITQPKNGQTFTTTGNAYKLTVTATASDDRGVREVRFYDNGRFIGSDLSAPYQITATLGLGTHTIKAVAVDTAGQTASDTVMITVKKVGQPPKIVQASVPAIGWSTDFSGGTPVVGGGS; encoded by the coding sequence ATGGGAAAAGATAATGGAATTGGTAAGAAAACAGGTGACAGAGGTTTTGCAGAGGTAATCGCAGCACTCATAATTCTCGCCATCACAGTTGCAGCCTCACCCGCGCTTATCCAGATTACAAAGCACGTCAGCAGCGAGATTGCAAAAGCAAATCAGCCATCAAGCGCCTACGTGAGCGTATCTAATGGTGTCGTCTCGGCAACAAACCCCATGCCCGTCCCAATAAGCCTGGACAGAATACGGCTCACCGTAAACGGAGAGCCCGTGCCAATACAGGATGCAAATCACAACGGGGTGTGGGAGCCTTTCGAGAAAATCACCTTCGACCTCAATTCAATGCTCAAAAAAGATGTGGCTGTTGTAACGCTTTACATTGACGGGAAGGAGGTTTACAGATCTGTTTATACAAGGCCGACAGCCTTCCCGGAGGACGCACAGTTCCCCGTTATCGATGTGAATGCATCTGCAGGGGGGAAGAAAGGCCTCACCCTGGACATCTCCATCGATGATGATGTTGCAGTTGCCCTTCAGGAAGTTCGGATAGGTGATGTTAAGGGTGAGAAACTGTACAGCCAGACCGACTTTCTGGAGGAGTACGTGAAGGGGCACAGAGGAGGCAAGTGCAAGCATGAACACGAGGGCAAGAAGTTCAGGAAAGCTGTAGAAAAATACTGGAAAGAAATTGGAGAGAATGGAGAGAAGGGTGAAAAATACTGGAAAGAGGCAGAAGTGAGCGAGAAGTTCTGGAAGGAGGTAAAAAAGTACTGGGATGAGATAGAGAAGGAGCACATTGGAGAGCACTACAAGGTTGAGAAGAAGATCGCTGTTCTGCTTGAAAAACTCATGGGGGCTGTGAAGGAGGGTGGAAAGTCCAGCATACCCTGCGACCTCAAGCATGTCAGCAGCGAGGTCACAATCAACCAAAACCTCTCAGCCGATCAGTACATCAGGATTGTTGCAAAGGATATTACCGGCAAAACCTCCTCAAAAATCCTCTGGCTGCGCGAGCTGGCACCGGAAGTCCACATCATACGTCCAGCAGACGGGCAGAAGTTCTGGAACAACGAGGACATATCCATTCTCGCCAGAGCTATTGGAGCTGATAGAGTGTACCTGTACGTTGACGGCCGTCTAATACTGAGTGAGAATGCCGGATCGAGCCCCTACGACTTCGGGAAGAATGTCAGGCTTGATGTCGGAACCCACACGATAAAGGCGAGGGCGGTGAACAATGTGGGGGCAGGGGAGGATTCTATCACGATAACCGTCATACCGGATAACCCGCCAACTGTCAGAATAACGCAGCCAAAGAATGGACAGACCTTCACAACAACCGGAAATGCTTACAAGTTAACTGTTACGGCAACAGCCTCAGACGACAGAGGTGTTAGAGAGGTCAGGTTCTACGACAATGGCAGATTCATCGGTAGCGATCTAAGTGCCCCATACCAGATTACAGCAACCCTTGGACTCGGAACCCACACAATAAAGGCTGTGGCAGTTGACACAGCAGGCCAGACAGCTTCTGACACCGTAATGATTACCGTGAAGAAGGTTGGACAGCCTCCAAAGATAGTTCAGGCTTCTGTTCCTGCTATCGGGTGGAGTACCGACTTTAGTGGAGGTACTCCCGTTGTAGGAGGTGGTAGTTAA